In one Bacillus sp. PK3_68 genomic region, the following are encoded:
- a CDS encoding polysaccharide deacetylase family protein, which produces MKGLCSKIALIISISFVLMNSLFVEKGEAAYSSKWITARQQVAAYEQVSGNPLAVGTLLPNQFYEVLKEDNGYYYISFGNGMAFVKKSSSLLVAKKVQKSLPTKAASNTNLSIITKSEAVVYNRIDKEQKGIAIIKGNIRYPVVRKSGDWYLINFAGQVGYIHKNKVTEDLGIPVLMYHHMVENPQETPFYNNSMVIKVAEFEKQMNYLKQNGWRTISLEELDAYLTRNQNLPGKVAVVTFDDNYLSTQKYAYPILKQNQQKAVVFVIGGKVKAQAQPWDPMTLQYMGHKEISETEGVFSFQHHTHGMHLREKDTQVPYLVSKTTAEIEADLVKGREYIGQALKDPSSIQYLAYPWGQYAPHTIEAAKAAGIRLAFTTETGNVRLGDDPYTLKRQGISPAHTMDDFIKKIEGTY; this is translated from the coding sequence TTGAAGGGGTTATGTAGTAAAATCGCTTTAATTATTAGTATTTCTTTTGTCTTGATGAATAGCCTTTTCGTTGAAAAGGGAGAAGCTGCTTATTCTTCAAAATGGATAACTGCGAGACAGCAAGTTGCAGCTTACGAACAAGTAAGTGGCAACCCGCTAGCCGTCGGAACACTTTTACCCAATCAATTTTACGAAGTGCTAAAAGAGGACAACGGCTATTACTATATTTCTTTCGGAAATGGGATGGCTTTTGTCAAAAAAAGTTCAAGCCTCTTAGTGGCTAAGAAAGTACAAAAAAGCCTGCCGACAAAAGCAGCAAGCAATACCAATTTATCAATTATTACAAAGTCAGAAGCTGTGGTATATAACAGAATCGATAAAGAGCAAAAAGGGATAGCTATAATTAAAGGCAACATCCGTTATCCGGTCGTAAGGAAATCAGGAGATTGGTATCTTATAAATTTTGCTGGTCAGGTTGGTTATATCCATAAGAATAAAGTGACAGAGGATTTGGGAATACCGGTTTTAATGTACCACCACATGGTAGAGAATCCACAGGAAACGCCGTTTTATAATAATTCTATGGTCATCAAAGTAGCGGAATTTGAAAAGCAAATGAATTATTTAAAACAAAATGGATGGCGGACGATTTCACTGGAGGAATTGGATGCCTATTTAACCCGCAATCAAAACTTGCCTGGAAAAGTCGCAGTAGTCACATTTGATGATAACTACTTGTCGACTCAAAAGTATGCGTACCCTATTTTGAAACAAAACCAGCAAAAAGCAGTTGTATTTGTTATCGGAGGAAAGGTGAAAGCCCAGGCACAGCCGTGGGATCCGATGACCTTGCAGTACATGGGCCATAAGGAAATAAGTGAAACAGAAGGTGTTTTCAGTTTTCAACATCATACCCATGGGATGCATTTAAGAGAAAAAGATACGCAAGTACCTTATTTAGTTTCAAAAACAACGGCAGAAATTGAGGCGGATCTAGTGAAGGGACGGGAATATATTGGACAAGCTCTTAAAGACCCGTCTTCTATCCAATATTTAGCTTACCCGTGGGGCCAATACGCTCCTCATACTATTGAAGCGGCCAAAGCAGCCGGTATCCGTCTTGCTTTTACGACCGAAACAGGAAATGTAAGGCTTGGGGATGATCCGTATACGTTAAAAAGACAGGGGATCAGCCCTGCTCATACGATGGATGACTTTATTAAAAAAATCGAAGGAACTTATTGA
- a CDS encoding low molecular weight protein-tyrosine-phosphatase — MVNVLFVCLGNICRSPMAEALFRDLVKKEGLEDQIVVDSAGTSGWHVDSPPHEGTLNILRKYKVPAEGLAGRQLKKEDAEKFDYIIGMDESNIQNIKKMLGQPRQPHIIRLLDLTDHQKDVPDPYYTGDFQETYDLLSEGCKRLLEKIKEEQL, encoded by the coding sequence ATGGTCAATGTATTATTTGTTTGTCTCGGGAACATTTGCCGCTCTCCAATGGCAGAAGCATTGTTTAGGGATCTAGTAAAAAAAGAAGGCTTGGAGGATCAGATTGTTGTCGATTCTGCAGGCACTAGCGGATGGCATGTCGATTCTCCGCCACACGAAGGGACATTAAACATCTTACGAAAATATAAGGTTCCAGCAGAGGGACTTGCCGGCAGACAACTCAAAAAAGAGGATGCCGAAAAATTCGACTATATCATCGGCATGGATGAAAGCAACATACAAAATATTAAAAAGATGCTCGGCCAACCAAGACAGCCACATATCATTCGCCTGCTTGACCTAACAGACCATCAAAAAGATGTCCCTGATCCGTACTATACTGGCGACTTTCAAGAAACATATGATCTACTGAGTGAAGGTTGCAAGCGGTTATTAGAGAAAATTAAAGAAGAACAACTGTGA
- a CDS encoding cytochrome-c oxidase, giving the protein MAIRLIKISVVYFAVGVLLGYYMSIVHSYDLTSVHVHVNLLGWTALMLAGIVYHLFPALAHNGIAKAHVWLHNIGLPIMMLSLFLLITTKSSSYTAGVATGATLTVLGILLFVINILKNLKASR; this is encoded by the coding sequence ATGGCTATTCGGTTAATTAAGATTTCTGTTGTGTACTTCGCGGTAGGCGTTCTATTGGGGTACTACATGTCTATCGTTCATTCCTATGACTTAACGAGCGTGCACGTACATGTAAATCTTCTTGGCTGGACTGCTTTAATGCTTGCAGGTATTGTTTATCATCTTTTCCCCGCTCTCGCTCATAATGGAATAGCAAAGGCCCACGTTTGGCTCCACAACATTGGTTTGCCTATTATGATGCTCTCCTTATTCTTGCTGATTACCACAAAATCTTCTTCCTACACTGCAGGAGTCGCCACAGGTGCTACACTGACCGTGCTAGGTATCCTTCTCTTTGTCATCAATATACTAAAAAACTTAAAAGCAAGCCGGTAA
- a CDS encoding M14 family metallopeptidase — protein sequence MEILVRKGDTFWYYSQLFDIPLALIIDSNLNMDINKLKPGQAIRIPGFTATIRTIQKGDTLWKLAAAQDMDADALLLLNPHINPNELQIGQKVRIPVRVTELIVNGKQPYDFQQMRRDMHRLLTIYPFMKRKEAGKSVLGLPLYDLRIGRGDRKIQINASFHANEWITTPILMQFLNEYLLSLTNQLTIKEVRALPVYMETQLSAVPMVDPDGVNLVLNGPQPEVEEKVVAINKGGYDFSGWKANIRGVDLNKQFPANWEYEATRKPKAPSSRDFPGDQPLSEPETKAMAALVRKESFERLIALHTQGKEFYWGYEGLEPPESEGLAKRFSRVSGYKAVRYVDSHSGFKDWFIQEFRKPGFTIELGEGENPLPLSQFDEIYEDVSKLLIHSLL from the coding sequence ATGGAGATTCTTGTGAGAAAAGGAGACACCTTCTGGTACTATAGCCAGTTGTTTGACATTCCACTTGCGCTGATCATTGACTCAAACCTAAACATGGATATAAATAAATTGAAGCCTGGACAGGCTATCCGAATTCCGGGGTTCACCGCAACCATACGGACCATCCAAAAAGGGGACACGCTTTGGAAGTTAGCTGCCGCTCAAGATATGGATGCAGATGCATTATTGTTGTTGAACCCCCATATAAATCCTAATGAACTGCAAATCGGACAAAAAGTGCGTATTCCGGTAAGAGTTACTGAACTGATTGTGAATGGCAAGCAACCTTATGATTTTCAACAGATGAGAAGGGATATGCATCGGCTGCTAACCATTTATCCGTTTATGAAAAGAAAGGAAGCTGGAAAAAGTGTCCTTGGTTTGCCGCTTTACGATTTGAGGATCGGCAGAGGAGATCGGAAGATACAGATCAACGCCTCTTTTCATGCGAACGAATGGATTACCACTCCTATTTTGATGCAGTTTTTAAACGAATATTTGCTTTCGTTAACGAATCAATTAACCATAAAAGAAGTGAGGGCCCTTCCTGTATATATGGAAACACAGCTATCAGCTGTGCCGATGGTTGATCCAGATGGAGTAAACTTAGTGCTTAATGGTCCACAGCCTGAAGTGGAGGAAAAAGTAGTGGCGATCAATAAAGGAGGCTATGACTTCTCAGGCTGGAAAGCCAACATACGGGGGGTAGACTTAAATAAGCAATTTCCTGCTAATTGGGAATATGAAGCAACACGGAAGCCAAAGGCACCGTCCTCCCGGGATTTTCCGGGAGACCAGCCACTGTCTGAACCAGAGACAAAAGCGATGGCTGCTTTAGTGCGGAAGGAAAGCTTCGAGAGGCTAATTGCTCTCCATACACAAGGAAAAGAATTCTATTGGGGATATGAAGGGTTAGAACCTCCTGAATCTGAAGGGCTCGCCAAACGATTCTCCCGGGTGAGCGGCTACAAAGCTGTCCGTTATGTCGATAGCCATTCAGGCTTTAAAGATTGGTTTATTCAGGAATTTCGCAAGCCAGGGTTCACAATTGAGCTCGGAGAAGGGGAAAATCCTCTTCCGCTTTCGCAATTTGATGAAATTTACGAGGATGTATCTAAATTACTGATTCATTCCTTGCTATAG
- the helD gene encoding RNA polymerase recycling motor HelD, giving the protein MNSEFQQEQKRVDSVIETITEQISRLEKETSRYRNEVVQIRKHFWDEVKVNVDTFDDFLETIIGLRQEAQALSVSQSTHRHASKRLSALRRMQEVPYFGRIDFMEAGTSTPEQIYIGISTLTDESGDHFLIYDWRAPVSSVYYDCQPGPAEYVTPGGVIEGKLEKKWQYLIRSGVLHSMFDTSLTIGDEILQQVLGKGTDKHMHNIVATIQQEQNRIIRHDRGRLLIVHGAAGSGKTSAALQRIAYLLYKYRDSLNADQIILFSPNSMFNSYVSNVLPELGEENMQQVTFQEYLDHRLSKQFQIEHPYEQLEYVLTAENTPAHKSRVASIRFKASTAFFEAIHSYRKSLELSGMLFKRISFRGKTIVTAQQIADRFYRSDTSLRFHNRLEQLKDWLIQQIDEAEKAERTKPWVQEEIELLSNEDYHKAYTYLAKKRGFKEEAIADYDMEPKALAQLIVRQKFKPLRKQIRAFRFIDIKRIYKQLFTDPLRIKQWLEETPLEWMDICRLTMDPLDEDKLLYEDATPFLLMKELILGFQTNSSIKHIIVDEAQDYSPFQFEFLKRLFPFARMTVLGDFNQAIFAHASEMVDFQTLAGLYGSAETEVINLTRSYRSTKPIIEFTRKLIPSGDRIIPFERGGELPVLTPLSDHADLHRCIASKVADWRKLGYHSIAIICKSAEESNHAYEALPSIEDIKLLKNGSMEYEQGVVVIPSYLSKGIEFDAVIIYDASKQVYGDESLRRVFYTACTRAMHDLQLYSVGEPSPFLQNALQENLIQT; this is encoded by the coding sequence GTGAATTCAGAATTTCAGCAGGAGCAAAAACGAGTAGACAGTGTGATAGAAACGATTACGGAGCAAATCAGCAGATTGGAGAAAGAAACCTCCCGATACCGGAACGAAGTGGTTCAGATCCGCAAACACTTTTGGGATGAAGTCAAGGTGAATGTTGATACCTTCGACGATTTCCTCGAAACCATCATCGGCTTGAGGCAAGAAGCTCAAGCTCTGTCCGTAAGTCAAAGCACCCACAGACATGCATCGAAACGATTGTCTGCGCTACGACGTATGCAGGAGGTTCCCTACTTCGGCCGAATTGACTTTATGGAAGCTGGCACTTCCACTCCGGAACAAATTTATATTGGCATCTCCACCCTTACGGATGAAAGCGGTGATCATTTCCTGATCTACGACTGGAGAGCGCCGGTTTCGAGTGTCTACTACGATTGCCAGCCTGGCCCCGCTGAGTATGTGACACCGGGAGGCGTAATCGAAGGCAAACTGGAGAAAAAGTGGCAATATCTTATTCGCAGCGGCGTTCTCCATTCTATGTTCGATACCAGTCTCACCATTGGAGACGAGATTTTACAACAGGTGCTAGGTAAAGGTACTGACAAACATATGCACAATATAGTAGCGACGATTCAGCAGGAGCAAAACCGGATTATTCGTCATGATCGCGGAAGACTGCTCATTGTCCATGGAGCAGCTGGCAGTGGCAAAACATCAGCCGCCCTGCAAAGGATCGCTTATTTGCTCTACAAATATCGAGATAGCCTGAACGCTGATCAAATTATTTTATTTTCGCCTAATTCAATGTTTAACAGTTACGTGTCCAATGTGCTGCCAGAGCTCGGCGAAGAGAATATGCAGCAGGTCACATTCCAAGAATATTTGGACCATCGGCTAAGTAAACAGTTCCAAATTGAACATCCTTACGAGCAATTGGAATATGTGTTAACGGCAGAGAATACTCCTGCGCACAAGTCAAGGGTTGCGAGCATCCGCTTCAAAGCATCCACCGCTTTCTTCGAGGCGATCCACTCCTACAGGAAATCACTAGAGTTATCTGGAATGTTATTTAAAAGAATTAGCTTCAGAGGAAAGACCATTGTTACCGCTCAACAAATTGCCGACAGGTTTTATAGGAGCGACACCTCACTCCGCTTTCATAACAGACTGGAACAGTTGAAAGATTGGTTAATACAGCAAATAGATGAGGCCGAAAAAGCCGAACGGACGAAACCATGGGTACAAGAAGAAATCGAGCTGCTTAGCAACGAAGATTATCATAAGGCTTATACGTACTTAGCAAAAAAACGAGGCTTTAAAGAGGAAGCAATAGCCGATTATGATATGGAGCCTAAAGCACTCGCCCAGTTAATTGTTCGGCAGAAGTTTAAGCCTTTACGGAAACAAATTCGAGCCTTTCGTTTCATCGATATCAAGAGAATATACAAGCAGCTTTTTACCGATCCTCTGCGGATCAAACAGTGGCTGGAGGAAACACCCTTAGAGTGGATGGATATTTGCCGGTTGACGATGGACCCGCTGGACGAAGACAAACTATTATATGAAGATGCTACTCCATTCTTACTGATGAAAGAACTCATACTAGGCTTTCAGACGAATAGCTCCATCAAGCACATCATCGTTGACGAAGCGCAGGATTATTCTCCGTTTCAATTCGAGTTTCTAAAACGTTTGTTTCCTTTTGCAAGAATGACTGTGCTAGGTGACTTTAATCAGGCAATATTCGCTCATGCCAGCGAGATGGTTGATTTTCAAACGCTTGCCGGTTTATACGGATCGGCAGAAACAGAAGTGATCAACTTGACACGCAGCTATCGTTCCACAAAACCGATTATTGAATTTACACGAAAACTTATACCTAGCGGCGACCGGATTATCCCTTTCGAACGGGGCGGCGAGCTGCCTGTACTAACACCATTGTCTGATCACGCAGACCTGCACCGCTGCATCGCCTCCAAAGTCGCAGATTGGCGAAAACTAGGCTATCACAGCATTGCCATTATCTGCAAATCAGCTGAGGAAAGTAATCATGCCTATGAAGCCTTGCCCAGCATCGAGGACATTAAGCTCTTGAAAAACGGCTCGATGGAATATGAACAAGGGGTGGTTGTCATACCTTCGTACTTGTCCAAAGGCATCGAATTTGACGCTGTCATCATTTATGATGCATCGAAGCAAGTATACGGCGATGAAAGCCTGCGCAGAGTTTTCTATACTGCTTGTACTAGGGCGATGCATGATTTGCAGCTTTACAGCGTAGGTGAACCAAGCCCATTTTTACAAAACGCTTTGCAGGAAAATCTCATCCAAACTTGA
- a CDS encoding lysozyme inhibitor LprI family protein yields the protein MKRAGAILTLILLAGCSNGTYDKAMEQGKLALANGEFDKAQASFELAMDEKPKDEEAKGLYEDLTAYNEVKKEIEDAKWEDAIKKANSLLREEDLAGSIKKELEQHVKTAKSQKEQSGEVAKKLEEIKNSIGQGNYDDAQASINELKKNQELSQFSDEVSSIEESINERLQQQKAAEALEEKERARAEAEAAASKKDKYLQKLYNIDGSLADLTYMYENGTTAEMQEAQGAIYKKWDDALNEIYGVLKTQLSSSEMKSLRDKQRQWIKYRDRTANAEAAAYEGGSFASVQYVITQARLTRERCYELVNIYMR from the coding sequence ATGAAGAGGGCAGGAGCAATATTGACATTGATTTTGTTAGCCGGATGCAGTAACGGTACCTATGATAAAGCAATGGAACAGGGGAAACTGGCATTGGCAAACGGGGAGTTTGATAAGGCGCAGGCTTCATTTGAACTGGCGATGGATGAAAAGCCAAAAGATGAGGAAGCGAAAGGACTTTATGAAGATTTGACTGCTTATAATGAAGTGAAGAAAGAGATAGAGGATGCTAAATGGGAAGATGCGATAAAGAAAGCAAATAGCCTGCTTAGAGAGGAAGACTTGGCAGGAAGCATTAAAAAGGAATTAGAACAGCATGTTAAAACAGCAAAGAGTCAAAAAGAGCAATCTGGAGAGGTAGCAAAAAAGTTAGAAGAGATAAAGAATTCTATCGGGCAAGGCAATTATGATGATGCACAGGCTTCTATCAATGAACTGAAGAAAAACCAAGAGCTCTCTCAATTTTCAGATGAGGTAAGCAGCATTGAGGAATCTATCAATGAGCGGCTGCAACAACAGAAAGCAGCTGAGGCTTTAGAGGAAAAAGAAAGAGCGCGTGCTGAGGCGGAGGCGGCTGCCAGTAAAAAAGATAAGTATCTGCAAAAGTTATATAATATAGACGGCAGCTTAGCAGATTTAACCTACATGTATGAAAACGGTACTACAGCGGAAATGCAAGAAGCACAGGGAGCTATCTACAAAAAGTGGGATGATGCGCTGAATGAGATTTATGGTGTGCTGAAGACCCAGCTCTCTTCCAGTGAAATGAAAAGTTTGAGAGATAAGCAGCGCCAGTGGATCAAATATAGAGATCGTACAGCCAATGCAGAAGCCGCGGCATATGAAGGAGGGTCTTTTGCGTCTGTGCAATATGTGATCACGCAAGCACGGCTCACAAGGGAAAGATGCTATGAACTCGTTAATATTTACATGAGATAA
- a CDS encoding S-layer homology domain-containing protein, whose product MAFQPKSYQKFTATAATAVLVATAVTPAMAAASFSDVSGRYKEAVDYLVDHKITNGINSTQFGTAKEIKRVDVASMVAKAVLTEEQINNAKDSGFTDVPGRAKSYVDALKEQNIINGKTATSFGSDASITRGEAALMLAKAYKIKGNTANVKFSDVSSRYTEAVAALVDNKITSGKANNKFGTSDPITRGELAIFLYKLETLNDENPAAPEVVEISALSNKEIKVTGSALDQLKSENFNLEGNNVVAYKVSENKSSATITFEKPFELDKELKLNFIEKVEGAADKVTQFPFTYSLKVTSVAVADVRLDAVKDKQYLSFTINNGTGAADIEQLKQAGYTVEFQATASVLADASTGEIDEAKIKEGDTFKYKVILTKGDTKVESELKEAKVLNFDQYVSSIEETGVSQGAVTVKSSKISVQDGAAQLTAGKVTSLSGATIATPKLTYKSSNPTVATIDGDGKITPIKPGAVVFTITADAAKVEVPLTVVSGARTAATAASSVSSVKLYNENSDTVSLTVSDQYGDEYEGKLNISSKNPEIAAAENPTISAKDGKAEFKVVSKASAKGDTTLEIKDANNAQVLKTVAVSISDDNKVASRKLETANSTDDLKLDVAFGSGDNQVNLVWNTYNQGGFKIGSEALAGGAYSVSSSDEDVASVAVNEDKKTVTVTGKKAGTAQIIVKEGTVTRETVTITVTDSTPVIKSVKFEEVKDITKAGALTEVVVLKPENVTLSNGELMPQIDTNGDIFVDLNKNKKKDNEEVLGKLTVSYSGKSSDFSVAPAISSGMVAGTVANGAEGTLVVYVTPKDEKVALATSSINVKVN is encoded by the coding sequence ATGGCTTTTCAACCGAAATCGTATCAAAAATTCACTGCAACAGCAGCAACAGCTGTGCTAGTGGCAACGGCTGTTACCCCTGCAATGGCAGCAGCCTCTTTCTCAGATGTTTCCGGCCGTTATAAGGAAGCAGTTGATTATTTAGTAGACCATAAAATAACAAATGGGATTAATTCGACACAGTTTGGCACAGCCAAAGAAATCAAGCGTGTAGACGTAGCTTCTATGGTAGCGAAAGCCGTTTTAACTGAAGAGCAAATCAATAATGCGAAGGATTCTGGTTTTACAGATGTTCCTGGCCGCGCCAAATCTTATGTCGATGCGTTAAAAGAACAAAACATTATCAACGGTAAAACAGCTACATCATTCGGCTCAGATGCTTCTATTACACGCGGCGAGGCAGCGCTTATGCTTGCGAAAGCCTATAAAATCAAAGGAAATACAGCTAATGTCAAATTCTCAGATGTATCTTCCCGTTACACGGAAGCTGTGGCTGCTTTAGTAGATAACAAAATTACTTCTGGAAAGGCAAACAATAAATTTGGTACATCTGATCCAATCACACGCGGAGAACTGGCTATCTTCCTTTATAAATTAGAAACGTTAAATGACGAAAATCCAGCTGCTCCTGAAGTAGTAGAAATAAGTGCATTAAGCAATAAGGAGATCAAAGTTACGGGTTCTGCTCTTGATCAATTAAAATCTGAAAATTTTAATTTAGAAGGGAACAATGTTGTAGCTTATAAAGTAAGTGAGAATAAATCATCGGCTACCATCACATTTGAAAAACCGTTCGAGCTCGATAAAGAATTAAAATTAAACTTTATTGAGAAGGTGGAAGGCGCAGCAGACAAAGTCACTCAATTTCCGTTTACTTACTCATTAAAGGTTACTTCCGTTGCTGTAGCTGATGTTCGTCTGGATGCAGTTAAAGATAAACAGTACCTTTCTTTTACCATTAATAATGGTACAGGAGCGGCTGATATTGAACAATTAAAGCAAGCGGGATATACAGTAGAATTCCAAGCGACTGCTTCAGTATTAGCTGATGCTTCAACGGGTGAAATTGATGAAGCTAAAATTAAAGAAGGCGATACTTTCAAGTATAAAGTTATCCTTACAAAAGGAGACACGAAGGTAGAGTCTGAACTAAAAGAAGCAAAAGTCCTTAATTTTGATCAATATGTATCGTCTATTGAAGAAACAGGTGTCAGCCAAGGGGCTGTTACTGTAAAAAGCAGCAAGATATCTGTCCAGGATGGTGCGGCTCAATTGACAGCAGGCAAGGTCACATCTCTAAGTGGGGCTACGATTGCCACACCAAAGCTTACTTACAAGTCCTCTAATCCTACAGTGGCTACCATTGATGGCGATGGCAAAATCACGCCAATCAAGCCCGGTGCAGTTGTGTTTACAATCACGGCTGATGCTGCCAAGGTAGAAGTTCCATTAACGGTTGTAAGTGGAGCGCGTACGGCTGCCACGGCTGCTTCAAGTGTGTCTTCTGTTAAACTATACAATGAAAATAGTGATACAGTTTCACTTACTGTGTCTGACCAATATGGGGATGAATATGAAGGCAAGTTGAATATATCATCTAAAAATCCAGAAATCGCAGCTGCTGAGAATCCAACAATCAGTGCAAAGGATGGCAAAGCTGAATTCAAAGTGGTATCAAAAGCTTCTGCTAAAGGAGACACAACATTAGAAATCAAAGATGCCAACAATGCGCAAGTTTTAAAAACTGTTGCTGTTTCGATTTCTGATGATAATAAAGTCGCTAGCAGAAAGCTGGAAACAGCTAATTCTACAGACGACTTAAAGCTGGACGTGGCGTTCGGTTCTGGAGACAATCAAGTGAATCTGGTTTGGAACACATATAATCAAGGCGGATTTAAAATTGGTTCTGAAGCTTTAGCTGGTGGAGCTTACTCAGTTTCTTCTTCAGATGAAGATGTGGCAAGTGTTGCGGTAAACGAAGACAAAAAGACAGTCACCGTTACCGGCAAAAAAGCGGGAACTGCTCAAATCATTGTTAAAGAAGGAACGGTAACAAGAGAAACGGTCACAATTACGGTGACGGATTCTACCCCTGTAATTAAGTCGGTAAAATTTGAAGAAGTGAAAGATATCACGAAGGCAGGAGCTTTAACAGAGGTTGTGGTACTAAAACCAGAAAATGTTACGCTAAGCAATGGAGAGTTAATGCCTCAGATAGATACAAATGGAGATATCTTTGTAGATCTCAATAAAAATAAAAAGAAAGACAATGAAGAGGTATTAGGAAAATTAACGGTTAGTTATTCTGGCAAATCCTCTGACTTCTCAGTAGCTCCTGCCATTTCTTCAGGAATGGTGGCAGGTACTGTAGCTAACGGTGCGGAAGGTACGTTAGTGGTTTATGTTACACCAAAAGATGAAAAAGTGGCGCTGGCTACTTCATCAATCAATGTGAAAGTCAACTAA